The window CTGGATCGGTTCGTGACCGCGCAGAACTCGGGCGGAACCTACCGGCGCGCCCTCAAGGAGCTCCGGGGCGGGTTGAAGCGCACCCACTGGATGTGGTTTGTGTTCCCGCAGATCGCAGGGCTGGGCCAGAGCGCCACGGCGAGGAAATATGCCGTGGCGTCGCTGGATGAGGCCAAGGCGTTTCTGCAGCATCCGGTGCTGGGTCCCCGGCTGCTCGAATGCGCCCGGGCGGTGGCGGGTGTTAAGGGGCGCACGGCGGAACAGATCTTCGGCGGCGTCGATGAGCGGAAGCTGCACTCGTCGATGACTCTCTTTCTACGGGCGGACTCCGGCGAGCGCGTGTTCCAGGAGGTCCTGGCAGAATACTTCGACGGGCTCCCTGATGCGGGCACCGACCGGCTCCTTGGTGCCGCCTAGGGCGTCCCGCTGCTTCTTCCGTCCCACCGTCCTTCCGCCGGGGCCGGACAGGGCTACTCCCCCGGTGCCGCCAGCGCCGTGATCATCCGTTCCATGCGTGCGACGCCGGCGTAGCGCCCGGCGTTGTCCGTCACCAACAGGGGCTCGAACCGGCTGGAAGAGGTCCGCGTCATGGACCGGGCCAATGCCTCGTTCAGCGGTGTGTCAAGGTTCACGCGCATCCCCTGGCTCACCATTCCCAGCCCGGCAGCTGCAGGGCTCAGCACCGAAATCGGCCGGAGTTGATCCCCGATCAGAACCACCAACTGAAGTTCCGGGTTTTCCGCGAAGACGTCCGCGGCGAGCGCGGCAGTGGTGGCAGTCGTGGCGGATTCGAGGACATCGCGAATCACCCCCTTGTGGGTCACCGGCGGCTTCGAGGCGAGGCGGTGTGCCACGTCCAGGTCGATGCCCGCCCAGTCCGGGGCCGGTCTGGCAAGGCAATAGCCCTGAACCAGGGGCACCCCCAGGGACACCAGGGTGTCCAGTTCCTCCAGCCGTTCCACTCCCTCGGCCAGGATCCATGCGTCGACCCGGCCTGCGAAGGTTCCCAGCATCTCAATCAGGGCGCGCTTCGCTTCATCGCGGTCGACGTCCTGGATCAGTTCGCGGTCAATCTTGATCAGCGAAGGACGCAGCGCCAGAAGGTGCCGCAACCCCGCATAGCCAGCGCCGGCGTCGTCGACGGCGATCAGCGCACCGGCCGCGCGCAACTGGTTCAGGTCCGGCTCCAGCCCCACGTAGGAATCGATGGGCGTCTGTTCGGTGAGTTCGACGACAAGGCCGCCGAGGTTCCCCTGGTCCCGCCAGACGCTTCGGATTTCCTCAGTGGTCAGCAGTTCGGGAGAGACGTTGAGGGTCAGGAAGCAGTTCGGCGGCAGGGTGGAGCGGGCCGCGAGCGCAGTCCGCAGCGCCGCCGATTCCAGCTGCGCGGATTTCCCGTGGGCACGGGCGGCCGAGAACCACACCTCGGGGTTCTTTTCGGTGAAGCCCGGGAAACGGGCGAGCGCTTCGTACCCCACCACAGTCCCGCGTGACGTATCAACAATCGGCTGATACGCGGCGGCCAGCCCGTCTCCGCGGCAGGCGGCTGCCAGCAGTTCTTCCCAGTCCGGCCCAGGCGCGGCACCGGGCCCGTCACCGGACGACGGGCCGCCTGCCGCGGGACCGCTCAACTCACCGGAACGATTGCTCGGTGGACCGACTGGACGAGTTCATCCGGCAGGTTCACCAGGCCGTGCGTGGATGCGGCATGCGCGGCAACGTTGACGAGGATTTCATCTTCGGTGCTGCAAACCCATCGGGCTTCACAACCGGGTACTACGTCTCCACAGGCAAACGATTTCACTAAGGCTCCTTAGATTCGACGGTGAACGGCACCAGACTACTGCCTGGCTGGCGGGGACACGGCGACATTCACCTGTCCGCTGGCCGGCGCTTAGGTAATCACTTCTGCGTGGTGGATGCCGCGGGACGATAGCAGGGCAGCGCTACGGGCGCTTCTCCGCGGCAGCAGCAGCCCGGGCTGCCGCCTCAATACTCGCGCGGTGGAGGGCCCATTCCCCTGGCGTCCGGTGCGAGAGGTTGGGGTCACCGGCACTCTGACCGGCAGTTCCGTCGATCAGCTCACGCAGGATATCGGCGTGTCCGAGGTGATGGGCGGTTTCCACGCACATGTGCACCAGTATCTGCTGCAGGGTCACATGCCGGCGCTGCGCATTCCACCATGGCACTTCTCCGACCGCGTCCAGCGGCAGCGCCTCGATCGTGGCATCGCTGTGCCCGGCGGCGAGCCGGTGGAGGTCAATGATCTGTTGCCGGGTCTGGTTTGCGGGCACCCACAGGTCGGCGTCCGGCGCAGCGCCTTCAGCAAGCCACGGCAGTTCCACACCACTTGGCCGGCCGAAGACCTCGCCGAAGTAGCCGAGCTCCACGCTGGCCACGTGCTTGACCAGGCCCAGAAGGTTGGTCCCCGTTGGTGTGATCGGCCTGCGGGCGTCGTATTCGCTCAGTCCGTCGAGTTTTCCGAGCAGGTTGGCGCGCCGTGTCCGCAGGTAGCTGTGCAACGCCGCTTTGTCATCCATGACGGGAACTCTATCGAAGGACTCCCGGACTTCCTCGTCGCCGCCAAGGGGACCTGCGCCGCCGTCGCCCTCAAGAATGCGGGGTATCGACACCGGGAGGGATGCGGCGGAGGACTATCAGGCGCCCGCAGCCGAGGACCCGGCAACGTCAGTCCGGACCCGGGAGAGCGGGTCGACGACGTTCAGCGGACCGGCAAGGGTGCGGGAGACTGGAATCCCCGGATCACGAAGGTAGGACACATTGATTAATCTTCAGCAGGACGCCGAAGGCTTCATCCGCATGAACAGGCACTACCCCGGCAGCACCGTCATCACCGTCACCTTCCGCGATGGATCGTCGGAGGAGTTTTCCGGTCAGCAACTCAACGCCGTCTATGACGAGGCTTTGGCCGCGTTCCGGGCCGGAAACCACCTGGACGCCAAAGGATTCTCCCGGGCGCCGAAAAAGACGGTCCAGCCCGCGCACAAGATCGAGTTCGTCGCGGTGCGCCCCGGGATGAACAAGTAGGCGCGGCCCTTCCATTGACATAGCAGAGCCGGCTAGCTATTCTACAACCAAATGGTTGTAGATCAGCTTTCGGAGACCGGCCTTGACCGCCTGTTCCACGCGTTCGCCGACGCTACCCGGCGGGACATCGTTACGCGGGTGACGGCCGGCGAAGCGTCAGTGTCCAGGCTCGCGGAGCACTACGCCATGAGTTTTGCCGCCGTACAGAAGCACGTGGCGGTATTGGAGCGCGCCTCCCTCGTTACGAAGGAAAAGCGCGGACGAGAGCAGATCGTGCGGGCCCACCACGGGGGCCTTGAGAGGGCTCGACGGCTGCTCGATGAGTACGAGGCCATCTGGCGGCAGCGGGCCGGCCGGATCGCTGAAATTCTCGCAGAGGAATAGGGAGAGTGTCGCCATGACAGTTGTCAGTTCACAGAAGAACGCCGAAGCCCTGAGCATTACCTTCGTCGCCGAGTTCGACGCCGCCGTCGAACGGGTGTGGCAGGTCTGGGAAGACCCTCGCCAGCTGGAGCGCTGGTGGGGCCCTCCCACCTGGCCCGCGACGTTCGAAAGCCACGATTTTGCTTCCGGAGGCAGCGCCAGTTATTACATGACCGGGCCCGACGGCGGGAAGAGCCGTGGTTGGTGGCGGTTCACGGCAATCGAGCCGCCGCACCGCCTTGAGTTCGATGATGGTTTTGCCGACGACAACGGCGATCCGGTCCCCGACATGGGCACGAGTCACGCCGTGATGAGGCTTGAAGCGGTGGACCACCGCACCCGCATGACCATCGTTTCGACCTTTGATTCAGCGGATGCACTGGAAAAGGTTCTCGCCATGGGGATGGAGGAGGGAATGAGGCAGGCGCTCGGCCAGATCGACGCCATCCTCGCCGGTTCGACGGTCGGCTGACCCCGCCCGGGCCGACTAACCCGCAAAAACGCCCCCGTCTTGCTTCACCGGCAGGACGGGGGTGGATTGCGGGTCAGGTCCTAACGACGACCCTAACCGCCGAGGATCTTCGCCTTTTGGGTCGAGAACTCCTCTTCCGTCAGGATCCCTTGCGCCTTCAGGGCTCCGAGTTCCTTGAGCTGCGCGATGGCCTCGTTCGAGATTCCGCCGGCGGCAGGCGGTTGCAGAGGCGGGGCCGCCTCCTGATACACAGCCTGCTGCTGCCCCATCTGCGCCTGGTATGCCTGCTGCTGCTTGGCAGCGATCTCGGCGTCCCTGTCAGCGAACCTCGACGCCTGCCGGCGCTGGACGCGGCCGCTGACCGCTGATGCGGTCCCGGCAACCACTGCGGTCCGTGCCATACCCCTTAGCAGACCCATAATCTCTTTCCTTCCATCGTGTCTTACCGGTCAGGAGACGGGCGGCGCAGCGTCCAGGGCTTCAAGCGCTGCCATCACGTCCGGCGCAGGGATCCGCACGCTCGCCACCAGCTCGCCCCCACCGTCCCGGACGGCAGCCACAAAAGGTGCCGCCCAGATATTCTCGTAGACAATCAGTGCGGCCAGGTTTCCCGGAAGAATCGCAGCCGCCGCTTCCGCGATTTCCTCTTCACCGAGAAGGCCCGAATGCGCACCATCAAAGAATGCGAACGCTTCGGCCGGACCGCCCGGGTCGCTGAGTTCGAGCACTTCGACCGTGCCGGCCTCGTTCTTCGCGACCACGAGGAAATCGAACAGCCGGATAACGCCTTGATCAACGAGCCGCACCAGTTCTTCTCCTGCCCGTTCCGTCAGCCCTTTCATAGGGAACTCGAGGAGCACAAAGTCGACGGGACCGTGGGCCTCTGTCTCCGGAGTGGTTGTCACGGGCTTCTCCGTTCTGTTGTGAGCGAGGCATCGGCGCCCGCCCACTTTCCGACGGCACAGGCCGGGGCCGCAGCCCGCACCCAAATACGGTCGACGCCGGCGCCGCGGGTGGGCGGGATCATTCACCTTGTCGTGCCAGGTGGATCCTGTGACCACTACAGCGCCAATAGGGGGCCGCCGCATCATCCCCTGCGGGTGAGTCCACGCTTCCGGACTGCGTTCCCGGCTGGTGAATGGCCGCTCCCGGGCAAAGAAAAAGCCTCCGGAACCTGGGTTCCGGAGGCTTTTCAAGGGTGGCAGATGAGGGATTCGAACCCCCGTAGGCGTTGCCAGCTGATTTACAGTCAGCCCCCTTTGGCCGCTCGGGTAATCTGCCGAACTTCAAAAGAAGATCACACGCGGTCCCCATGCTCAGAACGCCTGTTTCCAGGACGTTCCGCTTCCGGTAACCGCGGGCAAGACAACTTTACAGAACTTCCGCCGAAGAATCGAATCGGCGCCCGGCAGCCGAGAAAAGCCCGGATGTCAGCCCTCAAACTCAGGACTCACCGAGGATGCGATCGGCGAGTTTTGATTCGAACTTCGCGGCCTGCTCCTGCGTGATCTGGTTCAGCTGCACCGCCCGGGCAAGGTCTTCGTGCACGCCGTCCAGCCGGGATGAGGCATCCGCGGCCGGGCTGAAGATGATCGAGGCCGCCAGCGTTGCGGCCGCGACCGACGTCGCGGCCGCTGCGATGCCGCCGGCCGCTGTCGCGGTGGAGCGGATGACGTACCGGACGGCCTGGTTTGGCATGAGCTGCACCTTTCGAGTGGATCTTCCCGCCCGTGCAACTTTGCCGTCCGTAGCTTCGTACCCGCCCTGACTCAGCTATGAGCGGACTGTGAATCGGGCAGCGCTCCGCCAGCCGTCACATCGCAGGCATCCGTACTAGGCTTGATTGCAGACACCACAGCCCTTTTCCGGCACCCCCCAACCATCAGGAGGACAGTCATGGCAGGCGAATCTACATTCGACGTCGTCAGCAAGGTCGACAAGCAGGAGGTTGCCAACGCGCTGAACCAGGCGCAGAAAGAACTGGTCCAGCGCTACGACTTCAAGGGCGTCGGCGCGGAGGTCGACTTCAGCGGCGAGAAGATCCTCATGAAGGCCAACTCCGAAGAACGTGTGCTTGCGGTCCTGGACGTGCTGCAGTCCAAGCTCATCCGCCGCGGTATTTCGCTGAAATCCCTCGATACGGGCGAGCCGTACCCCTCCGGCAAGGAGTTCCGGCTGGAGTCCACCATCAAGGAGGGCATCGCCCAGGACCTCGCGAAGAAAATCAACAAGCTCATCCGCGACGAAGGTCCCAAATCGGTCAAGTCGCAAATCCAGGGCGACGAGCTCCGGGTGACATCCAAGTCCCGCGACGACCTGCAGGAAACCATGAACCTGCTGAAGGGCTTCGACGAGGCCGACCTGCAGTTCGTGAACTTCCGCAGCTAGCAGTTCATCGCGGCGCAAAGGGCCTCACGCGGAGAAAGAGGGTTGCCGCTACTGGCGTTCCGGTAGCGCCAGCCCTTTTTCGCATCACTGAGCCTCTTACGCACCATGGGAGCAGCCGGGTTCCAGCGTCACCCCCGACGCCGGGACCCGGCTTTTTGCGTCCCGGCGTTTGCGGTTCACGGCGGGGTTGCCACGGCTCGCGTTCGGGCGGCTGCGGCGGCTGCTGGATCTCAACCCGTACCGGCCGGCGCCTGACCGGTGCACACGGACCGCCGGATAATTAGGTCACGTCTTATTTTCGTATTTCGGGGAGTAGGGGCTACCTTTGTTCTTAGGCAACCCTTACTTAGCTACCTTTACCCGAGAGCATCACTATGAGCGCGAACTTCCTGATCGGCCTCCGAGAGGGCCTTGAAGCCGCCATGATCGTGGTCCTGCTGCTGGCCTACCTGGCGCGGACCGGACGAAGGCACCTTGTTCCCCGCATCTGGGCCGGCGTTGGCCTGGCGGTGGCGGTCTCCATCGGTTTCGGTGCCCTCCTGACCTTCGGCCCGCGTGGACTCACCTTCCAGGCCCAAGAGGCGATTGGGGGCAGCCTGTCAATTGCTGCCGTCGCACTCGTCACCTGGATGGTCTTCTGGATGGCCCGCACGTCGCGCACCCTCGGCTCCGATCTCCGCGGCAGGATCGACAAGGTCGCCGACGGCGCCGCCTGGGGCCTCGTCGCCGCCGCTGCCCTGGCCGTGGGCCGGGAAGGACTGGAAACGGCCCTCTTTCTCTGGGCCGCGGCCCAGTCGGCCGGGCAGTCGTCCTCACCACTGCTGGGAGCCATCCTCGGCCTGGCCGCGGCCACCGGGCTCGGCTACCTGCTCCACCGAGGCGCCCTGCGGGTCAATCTGGCCAAGTTCTTCACGTGGACCGGGGCAGCGCTCATCGTGGTGGCCGGCGGTGTCCTGGCGTACGGCATCCATGACCTTCAGGAGGCCGGCCTGCTCCCGGGCCTGCAGTCCCTTGCCTTTGACGTGACGGCGGCGGTGCCGCCCTCGTCCTGGTACGGCACCCTGCTGAAGGGAACGCTCAACTTCTCCCCCGCCACCACCTGGCTTGAGGCCAGCGCCTGGATCCTCTATGTGGTGCCGGTGGTGGGGCTCTACCTTTACTCATACCGCCGCAGCCTCCGCCGCACCCCGGGGGAAACGGCCGTCCCGTCAGTCTCCGCCGCGGCCTGACACCCCAGTCCGCGCCTCTCCGCCCGCACCACCGCCCGCACCCCGAAGGATCCCCATGACTGCCCTCCGCACTTCCCCGCGCCGTTTTCCAGCCCGGCTCGGGATCGCCGCCACCGCGGCGCTGCTACCCTTCACGCTCGCCGCCTGCACCGATAACGCAGCGCCCGCTGCCTCCACGGACGCCGCAGCGATCACCGTTTCCAGCACCAATGGTGCGTGCGCGATCTCGGCAACCGAGGCTCCAAGTGGCAACTTGACCTTCGCCATCAAGAACGACGGCGACCGGGTCACCGAGTTCTACCTCCTCGCCGAGGACGGGCTTCGGATTCTGGCCGAAGTCGAGAACATTGGTCCTGGCATCACCCGCAACCTGGTGGCCACAGTGCCCGCCGGAAAGTACCTCACTGCCTGCAAGCCGGGGATGGAAGGGGACGGCCTCCGTGCCGCGTTCACGGTCACCGGCTCGAACCAGTCCGTCACGGTCGACGACGACGTGCAGAAACTTACTGACACTGCCGCTGCCCAGTACACCGCCTACGTCAAGGACCAGACCGAGCAATTGCTGGCCGGAACCCGTTCTTTCGCCGAGGCGTTCGCTACCGGGGATTCCACGTCCGCCCGTGGGCTGTATGCCTCCACACGCATGCATTGGGAACGGATCGAACCCGTGGCCGAATCCTTCGGCGACCTGGATCCCAAACTTGACCTGCGCGAGGCTGATCTGGAATCCGGGGAAGCCTGGACCGGCTGGCACCGCGCCGAGAAGGATCTCTTCGCCCCGGCAGGCTACACGGCAATGACCAGCGCGGAACGCGCCGCCCTGTCCACGCAACTCGTCGCGGACACTGAGGACCTCTACCAGCGAACGCGCACCCTCACGTTGACGGCGGACAAACTGGGCAACGGAGCCAAGGAACTCCTCGACGAGGTAGCCACCGGCAAGGTGACCGGCGAGGAAGAGATCTGGTCGCATACGGATCTTTGGGACTTCCAGGCGAACGTCGACGGCGCCCGGATCGCCTTTGAGAGCCTTAGCCCCGCCCTTGAGAAGAAAGATCCTGCTCTGGCCGTGGAGCTCGAGACCAAGTTTTCCGCCCTGCAGACCGAACTCACGACCCATGCCCGAGGGGAGCAATTCGCCCTCTACAACGAGCTGACCCCGGAACAGGTCCGGACGCTCGCAGCCCTGGTGGACACCCTGGGCGAACCCCTGTCCCGGCTGACTGCAGCCGTCGTCCTGTGAGTACGGTATCCCGCCGCGGCATCCTGTCCCTGGCCGGAGCCGGCGGTATCGGTGCTGCGGCGGGTCTCGCCGCCGGAATCATCGGCTCGGACGCCGCCGCGGATCACGCCGAGGTGCCGCCGGCCGACACGGTGCCCTTCTACGGCGAGCGCCAGGCCGGCATCACGACCCCCGCCCAGGACAGGCTCCACATGGCGGCCTTCGATGTCCTGACCGAAGACCGCGCCGAGCTCATTACCCTGCTGAAGGACTGGACGGAGGCCGCCGCGGACCTGACGGCCGGCAAGGAAGCCGGAGCCACCGGCGCGGTGAACGGGCCCTATGACGCTCCTCCGGAGGACACCGGAGAAGCGATGGGCCTCGCCGCCGGGCGGCTGACGCTGACCTTTGGTTTCGGTGCCTCCCTCTTCGAGAAGGGTGGCAGTGTCCGCTTCGGGCTGGAAGGCCGCCGGCCCGCGGCCCTTATCGACCTGCCGCATTTCCCCGCCGACCAGCTTCAGGAGCAACGGACCGGCGGGGACCTCGTGGTCCAGGCCTGCTCGGACGATCCCCAGGTGGCCGTCCACGCCATCCGCAATTTGGCGCGCATTGCCTTTGGGAAGGCGCAGGTGCGCTGGTCCCAGCTCGGCTTTGGGCGCACAGCCTCAACCTCGCGCGCCCAGCAGACGCCACGCAACCTGTTCGGTTTTAAGGACGGCACTAACAACGTGAAGTCTGAGGACGCCGGGCTCCTGAACGACCACGTGTGTGTGCCCGCCGGGGCGCGTGTGCCGGAAGCCTGGATGGAGGGCGGCAGCTACCTGGTGGCACGCCGTATCCGGATGCACATTGAGGTCTGGGACCGGACCTCGCTGCGGGAGCAGGAAGGCCTCATCGGCAGGACCAAGTCCGAGGGCGCCCCATTATCCGGCGGGACCGAGTTCACCGCCCCGGACTTTACTGCCAAGGGCCGGGCCGGCGAACCACTGATCGATGCGAGTTCCCATGTGCGGCTGGCGCATCCTTCGCATAACAACGGCGTGCACATGCTGCGCCGCGGCTACAACTACACGGACGGCTCAGATGGACTGGGGCATCTGGACGCCGGGCTCTTCTTTATTGCTTTCGTCCGGGATCCGCGCACCCACTATGTGCCAATGCAACTGGCCATGGCCCGGCAGGACACCCTGGCCGTGGAATATCTGGAACACACAGGTTCCGGCCTGTTTGCCGTCCCCCCGGGTGCGCGGCCCGGCGGCTTCGTGGGCGAGCGACTCTTCGCCAGTTGAGGCGCCGGCGCCGGGCTGTGGGCTCAAACCGACCCAGGACGGCGGCATCGGCTGCTGCGCCGTGGCAGAGAGCTCCCGGACGATCGGGACAAGCTGCGGCGCCTCGGCTTCCGTTACCGGATAGCTACGGTACCGGGTTCCGCGCGTCATACTTCGGGAAGCCTGACTGCCAGTGCGCCGCAGCCCAGGCCACGGCGATGCACAACAGCCCGCCCCACAGCAGTACCCAGCCTTCACTCAGGATTTTAGTCGCACCGCCCGCCAGCATGTCCCCCACCCGCGGGCCGCCCGCCACCACCACGACGAACACGCCCTGCAGTCTGCCGCGCAGGTGGTCCGGTGCTGAGGCTTGCAGGATGGTGGTGCGGAAGACGGCACTGACCGAGTCTGCGATGCCCGCCAGCGCACAGCACAGCGCGGCGGGCAGCAGCCACCACGTCACTCCGCCGGCGCCGGCGTTCCCGGCGAGGACCACCACCAGGCCAAAACCGGCGATGGAAGCTCCCCAACCCATGACCGACCAGACGACGGCGGCTCCCTGCCGCCGTACCGCCCCGAGCGGTCCGGAGAAGAGGCCGGCGAGGAACGCGCCGACGGCGGTGGAAGCCAGCAGGATTCCCACCGTCGTTTCACCGCCGCCGATCATCACGGCGCCGATTGCGGGCAGTAACGCCCGGGGCTGGGCCAAAATCATGGCGACGAGGTCGATGACGAACGTCATCCGCAGGTTGGGGCGTGTGCCCAGAAAGCGGAAACCTTCGAGGACGGACCGCAGCCCGGCCGGCCGCGCGTGTTCGCCGGGCGGCATGGCGGGCAGCCTCAGCAGGACCCACAAGGCGAAAACGAACGTGCCGACGTCGATCGTGTAGGTCCAGGCGAACCCCACGGTGGCCACGAGCAATCCTGCCAGCAGGGGCCCGGCCGTGAGGCTGAGGCCGAAACTGATCATGCTCAGCGCGTTGGCCGCCGGCAGGAGTTCCTTGCGGACCAGCACCGGAATGATGGCGCTGCGGGCCGGCTGGTTGATGGCCTGCGCGCCGCTCTGCACAGCGACCAGGACGTAGAGCAGCCACACATTTCCCAGGTGCAGCCAGGCCTGCAGGGCGAGGCAGACGGTGGTCAGCCACAGCACCGAGGAAGCCAGCAGCGCCACCCTGCGGCGGTCGTGGGCATCCGCGATCGCACCGCCCAGCAGGCCGCCGAAAATCAGCGGGACAAGGGCAAAGATGCTCAGCAAGCCGACGTAGAGGCTGTCCTGGGTGAGCCGGTAAACCTCCAGGCTGACGGCCACCAGGGTCAGCTGGCTCCCCAGGGCTGCGACGGCGGATCCCAGCCACAGGCGACGGAACGCCGGGCTTTCGCGCAAGGGCGTAATGTCCGCCAGATATTTCCCCACCGGGCAACTCTAGTAGGACACTAAGGCAACTAAGTCACACCTTATTGTGAATTGCTAAAAATAAATGCTTGAATGAGGGCATGACGGATTCGGCAGGCACCCACGAGGCATGGGCCGGCGCCCTGCGTGCCCACGGCCGCCGGGTGACCAAACAGCGGCTGGCGGTGCTCACCGCCGTCGAACATCACCCGCATTCCCCGGCCGAGCAGATCCTCGCGGCCGCCCGTCAGGATCTTCCCGAGCTGACCGCCCAGTCGGTCTACGTGGTCCTGGGTGATTTGACCGATCTGCACATGCTGCGCCGCTTCGAACCCCCGCACTCGCCGGCCCTGTATGAGACACGGGTGGGCGATAACCACCACCACGCCGTGTGCATCAGCTGCGGCCGGGTGGAGGACGTCGAATGCGCCGTGGGCCACGCCCCCTGCCTGACCCCGCACTGGGACGCGAACGCCACGCCTATGACCATCCAGATCGCAGACGTGCTGTACCAGGGCGTCTGCCAGGACTGCCAGCGCAGCCAACAACTTCCCGCCGAACGTAAATAAGCACAACAAGAAATAGGAGAACGATGACTCAGAACATTTCTGCGCCCGCAGTGTCCACGACACAGTCCGGTGCCCCGGTCACGTCCGATGCCCACTCGCAGTCCGTCGGCGCCGACGGCGCGATTATCCTCACCGATCACTACCTGATCGAAAAGCTCGCGCAGTTCAACCGTGAGCGCGTGCCGGAGCGTGTAGTCCACGCCAAGGGCGGCGGTGCCTTCGGTACCTTCACGACCACCGAGGACGTTTCCCGCTACACCAAAGCCGCATTGTTCCAGCCGGGCACCGAGACGGACATGCTCATCCGCTTCTCTTCCGTCGCCGGCG is drawn from Micrococcaceae bacterium Sec5.8 and contains these coding sequences:
- the efeO gene encoding iron uptake system protein EfeO, coding for MTALRTSPRRFPARLGIAATAALLPFTLAACTDNAAPAASTDAAAITVSSTNGACAISATEAPSGNLTFAIKNDGDRVTEFYLLAEDGLRILAEVENIGPGITRNLVATVPAGKYLTACKPGMEGDGLRAAFTVTGSNQSVTVDDDVQKLTDTAAAQYTAYVKDQTEQLLAGTRSFAEAFATGDSTSARGLYASTRMHWERIEPVAESFGDLDPKLDLREADLESGEAWTGWHRAEKDLFAPAGYTAMTSAERAALSTQLVADTEDLYQRTRTLTLTADKLGNGAKELLDEVATGKVTGEEEIWSHTDLWDFQANVDGARIAFESLSPALEKKDPALAVELETKFSALQTELTTHARGEQFALYNELTPEQVRTLAALVDTLGEPLSRLTAAVVL
- the efeB gene encoding iron uptake transporter deferrochelatase/peroxidase subunit; this translates as MSTVSRRGILSLAGAGGIGAAAGLAAGIIGSDAAADHAEVPPADTVPFYGERQAGITTPAQDRLHMAAFDVLTEDRAELITLLKDWTEAAADLTAGKEAGATGAVNGPYDAPPEDTGEAMGLAAGRLTLTFGFGASLFEKGGSVRFGLEGRRPAALIDLPHFPADQLQEQRTGGDLVVQACSDDPQVAVHAIRNLARIAFGKAQVRWSQLGFGRTASTSRAQQTPRNLFGFKDGTNNVKSEDAGLLNDHVCVPAGARVPEAWMEGGSYLVARRIRMHIEVWDRTSLREQEGLIGRTKSEGAPLSGGTEFTAPDFTAKGRAGEPLIDASSHVRLAHPSHNNGVHMLRRGYNYTDGSDGLGHLDAGLFFIAFVRDPRTHYVPMQLAMARQDTLAVEYLEHTGSGLFAVPPGARPGGFVGERLFAS
- a CDS encoding DinB family protein, yielding MDDKAALHSYLRTRRANLLGKLDGLSEYDARRPITPTGTNLLGLVKHVASVELGYFGEVFGRPSGVELPWLAEGAAPDADLWVPANQTRQQIIDLHRLAAGHSDATIEALPLDAVGEVPWWNAQRRHVTLQQILVHMCVETAHHLGHADILRELIDGTAGQSAGDPNLSHRTPGEWALHRASIEAAARAAAAAEKRP
- the efeU gene encoding iron uptake transporter permease EfeU; translated protein: MSANFLIGLREGLEAAMIVVLLLAYLARTGRRHLVPRIWAGVGLAVAVSIGFGALLTFGPRGLTFQAQEAIGGSLSIAAVALVTWMVFWMARTSRTLGSDLRGRIDKVADGAAWGLVAAAALAVGREGLETALFLWAAAQSAGQSSSPLLGAILGLAAATGLGYLLHRGALRVNLAKFFTWTGAALIVVAGGVLAYGIHDLQEAGLLPGLQSLAFDVTAAVPPSSWYGTLLKGTLNFSPATTWLEASAWILYVVPVVGLYLYSYRRSLRRTPGETAVPSVSAAA
- a CDS encoding DUF6325 family protein, whose translation is MTTTPETEAHGPVDFVLLEFPMKGLTERAGEELVRLVDQGVIRLFDFLVVAKNEAGTVEVLELSDPGGPAEAFAFFDGAHSGLLGEEEIAEAAAAILPGNLAALIVYENIWAAPFVAAVRDGGGELVASVRIPAPDVMAALEALDAAPPVS
- a CDS encoding DUF1059 domain-containing protein, with the protein product MKSFACGDVVPGCEARWVCSTEDEILVNVAAHAASTHGLVNLPDELVQSVHRAIVPVS
- a CDS encoding SRPBCC domain-containing protein, with amino-acid sequence MTVVSSQKNAEALSITFVAEFDAAVERVWQVWEDPRQLERWWGPPTWPATFESHDFASGGSASYYMTGPDGGKSRGWWRFTAIEPPHRLEFDDGFADDNGDPVPDMGTSHAVMRLEAVDHRTRMTIVSTFDSADALEKVLAMGMEEGMRQALGQIDAILAGSTVG
- a CDS encoding metalloregulator ArsR/SmtB family transcription factor, with protein sequence MVVDQLSETGLDRLFHAFADATRRDIVTRVTAGEASVSRLAEHYAMSFAAVQKHVAVLERASLVTKEKRGREQIVRAHHGGLERARRLLDEYEAIWRQRAGRIAEILAEE
- a CDS encoding SHOCT domain-containing protein → MARTAVVAGTASAVSGRVQRRQASRFADRDAEIAAKQQQAYQAQMGQQQAVYQEAAPPLQPPAAGGISNEAIAQLKELGALKAQGILTEEEFSTQKAKILGG
- a CDS encoding EAL domain-containing protein, whose product is MSGPAAGGPSSGDGPGAAPGPDWEELLAAACRGDGLAAAYQPIVDTSRGTVVGYEALARFPGFTEKNPEVWFSAARAHGKSAQLESAALRTALAARSTLPPNCFLTLNVSPELLTTEEIRSVWRDQGNLGGLVVELTEQTPIDSYVGLEPDLNQLRAAGALIAVDDAGAGYAGLRHLLALRPSLIKIDRELIQDVDRDEAKRALIEMLGTFAGRVDAWILAEGVERLEELDTLVSLGVPLVQGYCLARPAPDWAGIDLDVAHRLASKPPVTHKGVIRDVLESATTATTAALAADVFAENPELQLVVLIGDQLRPISVLSPAAAGLGMVSQGMRVNLDTPLNEALARSMTRTSSSRFEPLLVTDNAGRYAGVARMERMITALAAPGE
- a CDS encoding YajQ family cyclic di-GMP-binding protein; protein product: MAGESTFDVVSKVDKQEVANALNQAQKELVQRYDFKGVGAEVDFSGEKILMKANSEERVLAVLDVLQSKLIRRGISLKSLDTGEPYPSGKEFRLESTIKEGIAQDLAKKINKLIRDEGPKSVKSQIQGDELRVTSKSRDDLQETMNLLKGFDEADLQFVNFRS
- a CDS encoding DUF1810 domain-containing protein; this translates as MTSSKSGEDPAGDPYGLDRFVTAQNSGGTYRRALKELRGGLKRTHWMWFVFPQIAGLGQSATARKYAVASLDEAKAFLQHPVLGPRLLECARAVAGVKGRTAEQIFGGVDERKLHSSMTLFLRADSGERVFQEVLAEYFDGLPDAGTDRLLGAA